In Formosa haliotis, the sequence TCTAAACGACCACGCCATGAAACATTATTACGCCATTCTATTTTTATTATTTGCCATGTGTTTAAATGCACAATCCATAAAAATACCAGCAGATACCATGGTTGTTACCACACTTACAACCACTATAAAAAATAAAAGTATTTCATACACGGCAACAACTGGGACTCAACCTGTTTGGAATGAAAAGGGAGCTCCTATTGCAGCATTACATTACACCTATTACGAACGTAGTAACGTTAAAGACATGGCTAACCGACCTTTAGTGATATCGTTTAATGGCGGCCCGGGTTCTGCGTCTGTTTGGATGCATATTGCATATACCGGACCTAAAGTATTGAATATTGATGACGAAGGGTATCCAGTTCAGCCTTATGGAGTGAAAGACAACCCTAATTCTATTTTAGATATTGCCGATATTGTTTACGTGAATCCTGTTAACACAGGATACTCTAGAATGATTCCCGATAAAGAAGGTAAACTACCTGAGCGTGATATCTTTTTTGGGATAAACGCAGATATAAAATATTTAGCAGCATGGATTAATACCTTTGTAACAAGAAAAAACCGTTGGGAATCGCCTAAATATATTATTGGCGAAAGTTATGGAGGAACACGTGTTATGGGCTTGGCTAACGAGTTACAATCTCAACAATGGATGTATTTAAATGGGGTAATTATGGTGTCTCCTGCAGACTACCAATTATACGGCACGGGGCAACCTATTTATTCTGCACTTAATTTGCCTTATTTCGCAGCTACGGCCTGGTATCACAAGCTATTACCAGCCGAATTACAGCAAAAAGATTTATTAGAGGTGCTTCCAGAAGTAGAAACCTATACCATTAATACCCTTATGCCAGCCATAGCAAAAGGCGGATTTATCTCGGAAACAGAAAAACAGCAAGTTGCAAAACAGGTGGCATACTATTCGGGATTAACAGAAAAAGAAGTCCTACAAAATAATCTAGTGGTTCCAAGCAATTATTTCTGGAAAGCTTTATTACGCGATAAATCAGGTCAGACTATTGGTAGGTTAGACTCAAGATATTTAGGAATAGATAAAACAGAAATGGGTGTTTCGCCAGATTATAATGCAGAGATTAGTTCTTGGTCACACTCCTTTACTCCAGCCATAAATTATTATTTACGTGAACATTTAAATTTTAAAACCGATTT encodes:
- a CDS encoding S10 family peptidase produces the protein MKHYYAILFLLFAMCLNAQSIKIPADTMVVTTLTTTIKNKSISYTATTGTQPVWNEKGAPIAALHYTYYERSNVKDMANRPLVISFNGGPGSASVWMHIAYTGPKVLNIDDEGYPVQPYGVKDNPNSILDIADIVYVNPVNTGYSRMIPDKEGKLPERDIFFGINADIKYLAAWINTFVTRKNRWESPKYIIGESYGGTRVMGLANELQSQQWMYLNGVIMVSPADYQLYGTGQPIYSALNLPYFAATAWYHKLLPAELQQKDLLEVLPEVETYTINTLMPAIAKGGFISETEKQQVAKQVAYYSGLTEKEVLQNNLVVPSNYFWKALLRDKSGQTIGRLDSRYLGIDKTEMGVSPDYNAEISSWSHSFTPAINYYLREHLNFKTDLKYYMFGDVHPWDRRNNTVREDLRQAMAANPYLKILVQSGYYDGATTYFAAKYTAAQIDPSGKLKDRFTIKGYRSGHMMYLRKDDLISANEDIREFITKASSNGKAAKYTRE